Proteins from a single region of Trichoderma asperellum chromosome 3, complete sequence:
- a CDS encoding uncharacterized protein (EggNog:ENOG41~SECRETED:SignalP(1-22)) — MIFAFVWVFGLCNLVGASYAHAANVSNNACNIITSHYQQWRKDKSTDGLVVDPDLGYNCLKSVTINNTLANNYLSELIKYTQFQSTLTSLKYPPKDYYWPAVDLVGELEDIQKNITAGAYHSQYDVDIDVAKVWSSAHDGHFHTATCTSAAITFQRTVYLISVSSDGLKDPLVYVYDDLAGLQSGKKVSNIITINGEDAITLLKSEAFYNLADPDSAWNYMFWNTARDPKTIPLSATFTFPNAVFNWYPGKETILGFANGTSRTYETQAVIDTTTWDEDITDGEAFFHHYCLAPASTAAASSTATDQSSAASTTTSPAIPSVTRIFEHPEAVLQDPFDVVAGYYLDDAGYEDVAVLWVAQFLSFFSQSPAQLDTIRNVTRDFLADAVSAGKTRLVVDVSGNLGGVSGSPFEVFDRLFPKARTVFHTNYELSKPVKLVTDSFGAIPVEDLLPKANDSQADQQLKSEAYYNDYNYHTCEDVNGNNFSSLAEFAPPVQEAGANFTATFQLPLNNTIWDLTQNYIPFGYGPYYNASYQQPFEEANVVVLSDGTCASACAVFLHLLGQLNIKTIAIGGLPGSQPMQAIGGTKGDQAASAEIVQHGVQMLIQLGAIADVETAKQLLPGFVPLPLGDIKGTVFREYGINTRNHLLPNDTIPSMMRFEPAGCHIYYTPENVADVQRMWRDAVDIAWNGKACAAGGFPTNASGSGSGPKSPSHVTSDARMEKAIDVLATLALIVGGILVHNM; from the exons ATGATCTTCGCCTTTGTATGGGTCTTTGGCCTCTGCAACCTAGTCGGAGCATCATATGCACATGCTGCTAATGTCTCTAATAATGCTTGCAATATCATCACAAGTCACTATCAGCAGTGGCGAAAGGATAAATCGACAG ACGGTCTTGTTGTTGATCCTGACTTGGGATATAACTGCTTGAAATCTGTGACCATCAACAATACCTTGGCAAACAATTACCTATCCGAACTGATCAAATACACTCAGTTTCAGTCTACTTTGACCAGCCTCAAAT ATCCTCCGAAGGACTACTACTGGCCAGCTGTCGACTTGGTCGGAGAGCTGGAAGACATCCAGAAGAACATAACCGCTGGAGCATACCACAGCCAATACGACGTCGATATAGATGTAGCAAAGGTGTGGTCGTCTGCACATGATGGCCACTTTCATACCGCCACATGCACTTCTGCGGCAATAACCTTTCAGCGAACTGTGTACTTGATATCAGTGTCCTCAGATGGGCTCAAAGATCCATTAGTTTACGTCTACG ACGATCTTGCTGGGCTCCAGTCTGGCAAAAAAGTCTCAAATATTATCACCATCAATGGCGAGGATGCTATTACTCTCCTAAAGAGTGAAGCATTCTACAATCTAGCAGACCCTGACTCGGCGTGGAATTACATGTTCTGGAATACTGCTAGGGATCCGAAAACGATACC ATTATCGGCAACATTCACGTTCCCCAATGCAGTCTTCAACTGGTATCCCGGCAAGGAGACTATTCTCGGTTTCGCAAATGGCACATCAAGAACGTATGAAACACAGGCAGTTATTGATACAACCACATGGGATGAAGATATTACTGACGGGGAGGCATTTTTCCATCACTACTGTCTCGCTCCCGCCTCTacagcggcagcatcttccACCGCAACCGACCAATCGTCGGCTGCTTCAACTACCACCAGTCCTGCCATCCCATCTGTCACTCGGATATTCGAACATCCAGAAGCCGTTTTGCAAGACCCGTTTGACGTTGTGGCCGGCTATTACCTCGATGACGCCGGTTATGAAGATGTTGCAGTTCTCTGGGTCGCTCAGTTTCTGTCTTTCTTCAGCCAGAGCCCTGCTCAATTGGATACCATACGAAATGTAACAAGAGACTTTCTAGCAGATGCAGTCTCTGCAGGGAAAACCCGACTTGTAGTGGACGTAAGCGGAAACTTGGGAGGGGTATCTGGGTCACCATTCGAAGTG TTTGACCGTCTCTTCCCGAAAGCGCGGACGGTTTTTCATACAAACTATGAATTGTCGAAGCCTGTCAAGTTGGTGACCGACAGCTTTGGAGCGATACCTGTCGAAGACCTGCTACCAAAGGCCAACGACTCGCAGGCTGACCAGCAGCTCAAAAGCGAGGCATACTATAATGATTACAACTATCATACCTGCGAGGATGTGAATGGAAATAACTTCTCATCCCTCGCTGAATTTGCTCCTCCCGTCCAAGAGGCTGGCGCGAATTTTACAGCAACATTTCAACTGCCCCTCAACAACACCATCTGGGATCTGACACAGAATTATATTCCATTTGGGTATGGACCGTACTACAATGCCTCATACCAACAGCCTTTTGAGGAGGCAAATGTCGTCGTACTCAGTGACGGTACTTGTGCATCAG CTTGCGCGGTATTCCTTCATCTGCTGGGGCAGTTGAACATCAAAACAATCGCAATAGGTGGCCTGCCAGGTAGTCAGCCAATGCAGGCTATCGGCGGCACAAAGGGAGACCAAGCAGCCTCCGCAGAGATTGTGCAACATGGCGTCCAGATGCTGATCCAGCTTGGAGCCATTGCGGACGTGGAAACCGCCAAACAACTTCTCCCAGGCTTCGTCCCGCTGCCTCTAGGCGACATCAAGGGCACGGTTTTCAGGGAATATGGCATCAACACCCGCAATCATCTTTTGCCAAATGATACGATACCTTCGATGATGCGGTTCGAGCCTGCCGGTTGCCACATTTACTATACGCCGGAGAACGTAGCGGACGTTCAGCGCATGTGGCGAGATGCCGTGGATATTGCTTGGAATGGCAAAGCTTGCGCAGCTGGGGGGTTCCCGACCAACGCATCAGGCTCTGGGTCGGGACCAAAATCTCCGTCTCATGTTACAAGCGATGCCCGGATGGAGAAGGCTATAGACGTATTAGCCACCTTGGCGTTGATTGTCGGTGGCATCCTTGTTCACAACATGTAA
- the ERV14 gene encoding COPII-coated vesicle protein (TransMembrane:3 (i7-30o55-78i112-134o)~BUSCO:EOG092D4J1H) produces the protein MMSGEAWLFLLAVLINAVNLFLQVFFTIMYSDLECDYINPIDLCNRLNAYILPEAAVHGFLTFLFLINGYWVALILNLPLLGYNIKKIVDNTHLLDATEIFRKLNVHKKESFIKLAFHLIMFFFYLYSMIVALIRDESS, from the exons ATGATGTCTGGAGAAGCATGGCTGTTCCTTTTGGCGGTGTTGATCAACGCCGTCAACCTGTTCCTGCAGGTGTTTTTCACCATCATGTACAGTGATCTGGAATG CGACTACATCAACCCCATCGACCTCTGCAACCGCCTCAACGCCTACATCCTCCCCGAAGCCGCTGTCCATGGCTTCCTGACCTTTTTGTTCTTGATCAACGGATACTGGGTTGCGCTTATTCTCAACCTGCCCCTCCTTGGATACAACATCAAGAA AATTGTTGATAACACACACTTGCTTGATGCCACCGAGATCTTCCGAAAGCTCAATGTCCACAAGAAG GAGTCATTCATCAAGCTGGCCTTCCACCTGATcatgtttttcttctacctCTACAGCATGATCGTTGCTCTCATCCGCGATGAGTCTTCGTAA
- a CDS encoding uncharacterized protein (MEROPS:MER0001342): MASEPPTKKKCLGCDNEAGALQCPTCLKLDIKDSFFCGQDCFKRNWSEHKKMHKTQITGYYNPFPSFPFAGPLRPVYPLSEHRTLPKSIPHPTWWQDGDPKYSRSLINRNKIDVLDAKGIAAMRKVCRLAREVLDLAAAAAKPGVTTDFIDELVHKACIERESYPSPLNYNHFPKSCCTSVNEVICHGIPDQRILLDGDILNIDISLYHGGYHADLNETYYIGDRAKADPDSVRVVEAARESLDEAIKAVKPGVLIREFGNIIEKVAKQKDCSVIRTYCGHGVGKLFHSPPNVPHYAKNKAVGECKVGMTFTIEPMIALGKYRDITWPDNWTSTTIDGKRTAQFEHTLLVTEDGCEILTARTADSPGGPVPMPEKVAN, from the exons ATGGCCTCCGAACCTcccaccaagaagaagtgCCTAGGCTGCGATAACGAGGCTGGAGCGCTGCAGTGCCCGACATGCTTGAAGCTCGACATCAAGGACAGCTTCTTCTGTGGCCAGGACTGCTTCAAGAGAAACTGG AGCGAACACAAGAAAATGCACAAGACACAAA TCACCGGTTACTACAATCCTTTCCCGAGCTTCCCCTTCGCCGGCCCGCTGCGCCCCGTCTACCCTCTGTCCGAGCATCGCACACTTCCCAAGTCGATTCCTCATCCCACTTGGTGGCAAGACGGCGACCCCAAGTACAGCCGGTCACTGATCAACCGCAACAAGATCGATGTCCTCGATGCAAAGGGTATTGCTGCGATGCGCAAGGTTTGCAGGCTAGCACGCGAAGTCCTCgaccttgctgctgccgcagccAAGCCCGGCGTCACGACCGACTTCATCGATGAGCTTGTCCACAAGGCTTGCATAGAGCGCGAG TCGTACCCTTCACCCCTGAACTACAACCACTTCCCCAAATCATGTTGTACTTCCGTCAATGAAGTTATCTGCCACGGTATCCCCGACCAGCGCATTCTCCTCGACGGTGATATCCTTAACATCGACATCAGCTTGTACCATGGTGGATACCACGCCGATCTTAACGAGACATACTACATTGGTGACAGAGCCAAGGCCGATCCCGACAGCGTAAGAGTAGTGGAGGCGGCACGTGAGTCTCTcgacgaggccatcaaggctgTCAAGCCGGGTGTCCTGATTCGAGAGTTTGGAAACATTATCGAGAAGGTTGCAAAGCAAAAGGACTGCAGCGTAATTAGAACGTACTGCGGCCATGGCGTCGGAAAGCTCTTCCACAGCCCGCCCAACGTCCCGCATTATGCCAAGAATAAGGCGGTTGGCGAGTGCAAGGTTGGAATGACCTTTACCATTGAGCCTATGATTGCTCTGGGCAAGTACAGGGACATTACATGGCCCGATAACTGGACTAGCACAACCATTGACGGAAAGCGAACAGCCCAGTTTG AGCACACACTTCTTGTTACGGAAGACGGCTGCGAGATTCTTACGGCGCGGACAGCCGATTCACCTGGAGGGCCAGTTCCTATGCCAGAGAAGGTGGCCAATTGA
- the NIC3 gene encoding Kynurenine 3-monooxygenase (TransMembrane:1 (o465-487i)) has product MADTKIVVVGAGPVGSLAALYAAKRGHQVEVYELRPDLRDPSIVPLNFTKSINLALSERGLYAMKQSGEPQLVDHVMSATIPMRGRMIHGQSPNGSLYEHSQNYGVDDQAINAIDRGSLNSRLLDILDSLPNVKLFFNHKLTGADFKANKAWFEARDKDFVANGRPREIEITFDLMIGADGAHSAVRYHLMKFTRMDYQQEYIDTLWCEFHLPPRAVDENEKDPNAKFRISPNHLHIWPGKDFMFIAIPSENGSFTCTLFIPSAEISELERDPSTLPAFFDKHFPGVTALIPGPDLIKSFKTNPHLPLISLKCKPYHHGSSGVIVGDAAHAMVPFYGQGMNAGMEDVRILFSILDKHMNLEESNNPDGELINSAETSAFQRSLALAEYSAVRAEDAYAINNLALQNYVEMRSSVLSKRYRLRKYLEEFMSVHFPSFGWQTKYSRVSFGNEGYAEVIRKSDRQGQILMQSFIALVSSPVVLTALVLAYKRRGSLLSFVRGLFSWN; this is encoded by the exons ATGGCGGACACTaagattgttgttgttggcgcCGGCCCTGTTGGGTCGTTGGCGGCGCTCTATGCCGCCAAGAGAGGCCACCAAGTCGAAGTCTATGAGTTGCGGCCGG ATCTTCGCGATCCAAGCATAGTGCCGCTCAACTTCACAAAGTCCATTAATTTGGCCTTGTCTGAGCGAGGACTTTATGCTATGAAGCAGTCGGGAGAGCCACAGCTTGTTGACCATGTCATGTCCGCAACTATTCCTATGCGTGGGCGAATGATTCATGGGCAGTCACCAAACGGAAGCCTATACGAGCACTCTCAAAACTATGGTGTGGACGATCAG GCTATCAATGCGATTGACCGAGGAAGTCTCAACTCTCGGCTACTAGACATCCTAGACTCTTTACCCAATGTCAAGCTATTCTTCAACCACAAGCTTACCGGAGCTGATTTCAAAGCCAACAAGGCTTGGTTCGAGGCACGCGACAAGGATTTTGTTGCCAATGGCCGCCCCAGGGAAATCGAGATTACTTTTGATCTCATGATTGGAGCGGATGGCGCACACTCCGCCGTTCGCTACCACCTGATGAAGTTTACCAGAATGGACTACCAACAGGAATACATTGACACCTTGTGGTGCGAATTCCATCTGCCTCCCCGTGCTGTGGATGAGAACGAAAAAGACCCCAACGCAAAGTTCCGCATTTCGCCGAACCACCTGCATATCTGGCCCGGCAAGGACTTCATGTTCATTGCCATTCCTAGCGAG AATGGCTCTTTTACTTGTACTCTGTTCATACCCAGCGCCGAGATTTCTGAGTTAGAGAGAGATCCCTCAACCCTGCCAGCCTTCTTTGACAAACACTTCCCCGGAGTTACCGCCTTAATACCTGGGCCGGACCTCATCAAGTCATTCAAGACAAACCCTCACCTGCCATTAATCAGCCTCAAGTGCAAGCCCTATCACCATGGCTCTTCTGGAGTCATCGTTGGTGACGCCGCCCACGCCATGGTGCCCTTCTACGGTCAGGGCATGAATGCCGGCATGGAAGATGTTCGCATTCTGTTCTCCATCCTAGACAAGCACATGAATCTTGAAGAAAGCAACAACCCCGATGGAGAGCTCATCAACTCTGCTGAGACGTCGGCTTTCCAGCGCTCGCTCGCACTGGCAGAGTACTCTGCCGTCCGAGCAGAGGACGCCTACGCCATTAACAACCTGGCGCTCCAAAATTACGTCGAGATGAGATCATCTGTTCTGTCAAAGCGTTACAGACTACGCAAGTATCTCGAAGAGTTTATGAGCGTTCACTTCCCGTCCTTTGGCTGGCAGACCAAGTACTCGAGGGTCAGCTTCGGCAACGAGGGATACGCCGAAGTGATTCGCAAGAGCGACCGCCAGGGCCAGATTCTGATGCAGAGCTTCATTGCGCTCGTCTCAAGCCCTGTTGTTTTGACAGCACTCGTATTGGCATACAAGCGCCGCGGATCTCTCTTATCGTTTGTGCGTGGGCTATTCAGTTGGAACTAA
- a CDS encoding mitochondrial 37S ribosomal protein uS8m (BUSCO:EOG092D4AY8), which produces MPSILNIAHMCSHLQNASKARLGLTSIANTKYNLHLALALHRSGFFSSVYRAGPQPPTAEQMVAQVPEPVTNATVAKMRIWLGLKYWEGKPVLNKASVISKPSRLMTVDVQELGRLTRGFPTKVKGGMVQGLGVGECMFVSTSRGVLEVREALARKVGGVLMCRVS; this is translated from the coding sequence ATGCCGTCCATACTCAACATCGCACACATGTGCTCCCACCTCCAAAACGCCTCCAAAGCCCGCCTCGGCCTCACCTCCATCGCAAACACCAAATACAACCTGcacctcgccctcgccctgCACCGCTCCGGTTTCTTCTCGTCCGTCTACCGCGCGGGCCCGCAGCCCCCCACCGCCGAGCAAATGGTCGCCCAGGTCCCCGAGCCCGTCACCAACGCCACCGTCGCCAAGATGCGCATCTGGCTCGGGCTCAAGTACTGGGAGGGCAAGCCCGTGCTTAACAAGGCCTCTGTGATTAGCAAGCCGTCGAGGTTGATGACTGTGGATGTGCAGGAGCTGGGGAGGCTAACGAGGGGGTTCCCAACAAAGGTCAAAGGCGGGATGGTGCAGGGGCTGGGTGTGGGCGAGTGTATGTTTGTTTCGACGTCAAGAGGAGTGCTGGAGGTTAGGGAAGCGCTGGCGAGGAAAGTTGGTGGTGTTTTGATGTGCCGAGTATCATAA